From the genome of Campylobacter sp. MIT 99-7217, one region includes:
- the cmeU gene encoding CmeU family protein, with protein sequence MDKQRVVENLNALFEARAKFYEFFDNNIPKISNTDVFDFSKAKNADLKEVYEHFHLFDYKIRKLLPSLYKAYEIKDEDLNRNF encoded by the coding sequence ATGGATAAACAAAGAGTGGTTGAAAATTTAAACGCCTTGTTTGAGGCGAGGGCTAAATTTTATGAGTTTTTTGATAACAATATCCCTAAAATTTCAAATACTGATGTATTTGATTTTTCAAAGGCAAAAAATGCTGATCTAAAAGAAGTGTATGAGCATTTTCATTTATTTGATTACAAGATAAGAAAACTTTTGCCAAGTCTTTATAAAGCTTATGAGATTAAAGATGAGGATTTAAATAGAAATTTTTAG